Proteins found in one Litorihabitans aurantiacus genomic segment:
- a CDS encoding EsaB/YukD family protein, giving the protein MTVCAGPRRTDLTLPAEVALVEVLPGLARTLGALEVTSAHTGLELVTAQGRRLGGETTLAGAGVLEGAVLTLAPAQARAGASRYDDVVEAVADVIESGSEPWSPQDASRAAVGVASVFLLAGGAVLATSGLGPALAASLGGAGALLALVTAVVLDRTAAPRTAGMTIGIVASILAALAAFLGLDGPAALATGGAALALAAGGGATVVVAGLLAALAPGVRREMVAPGIAGTSALAVGAVTAWQGAGLAPVVTIVTFAVLACVLVGVPWLALAATPLRVVTPRDDREILADVPPVDVAAVREQAIDGQRLQIAMRAGAGVALVALTPGVAATGVAGLLLAVVAFGALLLTVRESRARWDVAVVTATGAAGVLLAILTAALARPDWRPALVVVLLAVAFAVVTSALLVTGRQLRLARLGDVAQLALLIALPPLAVVAAGAVP; this is encoded by the coding sequence GTGACCGTCTGCGCCGGCCCCCGACGCACCGACCTGACGCTCCCGGCCGAGGTCGCGCTGGTCGAGGTGCTGCCCGGGCTCGCCCGCACCCTGGGTGCGCTGGAGGTCACCTCCGCGCACACCGGCCTGGAGCTGGTCACCGCCCAGGGGCGCCGCCTCGGCGGCGAGACCACCCTCGCCGGGGCCGGTGTGCTCGAGGGTGCCGTGCTCACCCTGGCGCCCGCGCAGGCGCGCGCCGGGGCCTCGCGCTACGACGACGTCGTGGAGGCCGTCGCCGACGTGATCGAGTCCGGCAGCGAGCCGTGGAGCCCGCAGGACGCCTCACGCGCCGCCGTCGGCGTCGCGTCCGTCTTCCTGCTGGCCGGCGGCGCCGTGCTGGCCACCAGCGGCCTCGGGCCCGCGCTCGCGGCGAGCCTCGGGGGAGCCGGTGCGCTGCTGGCGCTCGTGACCGCCGTCGTGCTCGACCGCACCGCGGCCCCGCGCACCGCGGGCATGACGATCGGCATCGTCGCCTCGATCCTCGCCGCGCTCGCGGCGTTCCTCGGACTGGACGGGCCGGCCGCTCTCGCGACGGGCGGTGCAGCGCTCGCGCTCGCCGCCGGCGGCGGCGCCACGGTCGTCGTCGCCGGCCTCCTCGCGGCCCTCGCGCCGGGGGTGCGGCGCGAGATGGTCGCCCCCGGGATCGCGGGGACGAGCGCACTCGCGGTCGGCGCCGTCACCGCCTGGCAGGGGGCCGGGCTCGCTCCGGTCGTGACCATCGTGACCTTCGCCGTGCTCGCGTGCGTGCTCGTCGGGGTCCCGTGGCTCGCGCTCGCGGCGACGCCGCTGCGCGTGGTCACCCCGCGCGACGACCGCGAGATCCTCGCCGACGTGCCCCCGGTCGACGTCGCCGCGGTCCGCGAGCAGGCGATCGACGGGCAGCGGCTCCAGATCGCGATGCGGGCCGGTGCCGGCGTCGCGCTCGTCGCCCTCACCCCCGGCGTGGCCGCGACCGGCGTCGCCGGGCTGCTGCTCGCCGTCGTCGCCTTCGGTGCCCTGCTCCTGACGGTGCGCGAGTCGCGCGCGCGGTGGGACGTCGCCGTCGTCACCGCGACCGGGGCGGCCGGCGTGCTGCTGGCCATCCTCACCGCGGCGCTCGCGCGGCCCGACTGGCGCCCCGCGCTCGTCGTGGTGCTGCTGGCGGTGGCCTTCGCCGTCGTGACCAGCGCCCTGCTCGTGACGGGGCGGCAGCTGCGCCTGGCGCGGCTGGGCGACGTCGCCCAGCTCGCGCTGCTGATCGCGCTGCCGCCGCTCGCGGTGGTGGCCGCCGGGGCCGTGCCGTGA
- a CDS encoding FAD-dependent oxidoreductase, with translation MRVAVVGAGPAGIYASDILSRTLPGTSIDLFDRLPAPYGLVRYGVAPDHPRIKAIVNALDKILGRGDIRLIGNVELGTDIAVEELREHYDAVVLATGAIRDAALDVPGVDLPGSFGAADFVSWFDGHPDVPRTWPLEAREIAVIGAGNVALDVARMLAKHPKDLAPTEIPANVADGLAASPVTDVHVFARRGPAQAKFSPLELRELGHVPDVDVIVYPEDFAFDAGSEAAMAASNQTRQVVATLTDWALNDPAAATASRRIHLHFLHQPVEIVGEPGDDGVARVSALRTERTELTGDGTSRGTGTVVDTPVQAVYRAVGYFGSPIPGVPFDDVHGVIPNDGGRVLLDGEPVPGLYATGWIKRGPVGLIGHTKSDAQETIRNLAADVEAGIGLRARVAEGAEQVDVLALLEERGVPVTTWEGWELLSAHERALGEVEGRARVKVVPREEMTALSRPSLVR, from the coding sequence TTGCGCGTCGCCGTCGTCGGCGCCGGTCCCGCCGGCATCTACGCCTCCGACATCCTGTCCCGGACCCTGCCGGGCACGTCGATCGACCTGTTCGACCGCCTGCCAGCGCCGTACGGGCTGGTGCGCTACGGCGTCGCCCCCGACCACCCGCGGATCAAGGCGATCGTCAACGCGCTCGACAAGATCCTCGGCCGCGGGGACATCCGCCTGATCGGCAACGTCGAGCTCGGCACGGACATCGCGGTCGAGGAGCTGCGCGAGCACTACGACGCCGTCGTGCTGGCGACCGGGGCGATCCGGGACGCCGCGCTCGACGTCCCCGGCGTCGACCTGCCCGGCTCGTTCGGCGCCGCCGACTTCGTCTCGTGGTTCGACGGCCACCCCGACGTCCCGCGCACCTGGCCGCTCGAGGCGAGGGAGATCGCGGTGATCGGCGCGGGGAACGTGGCGCTCGACGTCGCGCGCATGCTCGCGAAGCACCCGAAGGACCTGGCGCCCACGGAGATCCCGGCGAACGTGGCCGACGGGCTCGCGGCCTCTCCGGTGACCGACGTGCACGTGTTCGCGCGCCGCGGCCCGGCGCAGGCGAAGTTCTCGCCGCTCGAGCTGCGCGAGCTCGGCCACGTGCCGGACGTCGACGTGATCGTCTACCCCGAGGACTTCGCATTCGACGCCGGGTCCGAGGCCGCGATGGCCGCCTCGAACCAGACGCGCCAGGTCGTGGCGACGCTGACGGACTGGGCCCTGAACGACCCCGCGGCGGCGACGGCGTCGCGCCGCATCCACCTGCACTTCCTGCACCAGCCGGTCGAGATCGTCGGTGAGCCCGGTGACGACGGCGTGGCGCGCGTGTCCGCGCTGCGCACCGAGCGCACGGAGCTGACCGGCGACGGGACCTCGCGCGGCACCGGCACCGTCGTGGACACGCCGGTGCAGGCGGTCTACCGCGCCGTCGGCTACTTCGGCTCGCCGATCCCGGGCGTGCCGTTCGACGACGTGCACGGCGTGATCCCCAACGACGGGGGACGGGTGCTGCTCGACGGCGAGCCGGTCCCCGGGCTCTACGCCACCGGCTGGATCAAGCGCGGCCCGGTCGGGCTCATCGGCCACACCAAGTCCGACGCGCAGGAGACGATCCGCAACCTCGCGGCCGACGTCGAGGCCGGCATCGGCCTGCGCGCGCGGGTGGCCGAGGGCGCCGAGCAGGTCGACGTGCTCGCCCTGCTCGAGGAGCGCGGCGTGCCGGTGACGACGTGGGAGGGCTGGGAGCTGCTCTCGGCCCACGAGCGGGCGCTCGGCGAGGTCGAGGGCCGGGCGCGCGTGAAGGTCGTGCCGCGCGAGGAGATGACGGCGCTCTCGCGGCCGTCGCTCGTGCGCTGA
- a CDS encoding VOC family protein codes for MTIQTTTHLNFRGDAREALEFYHSVFGGHLVLTTYAEVGMPAEVPGSDKIVFGLVAGADGFRVMGYDVPGATDGGLVGGGATRRENHTTVTEQALFVSIGSDSLEELQGYWDGLAVDANVVEPLAASSWSAGFGMLTDRFGVTWSVSVS; via the coding sequence ATGACCATCCAGACGACCACCCACCTGAACTTCCGCGGCGACGCTCGGGAGGCGCTCGAGTTCTACCACTCGGTCTTCGGCGGCCACCTCGTGCTCACCACCTACGCGGAGGTCGGCATGCCCGCCGAGGTCCCGGGCTCGGACAAGATCGTGTTCGGTCTCGTGGCGGGCGCCGACGGGTTCCGCGTGATGGGTTACGACGTCCCCGGGGCCACCGACGGGGGTCTCGTCGGGGGAGGCGCCACGCGCCGCGAGAACCACACCACGGTCACGGAGCAGGCGCTGTTCGTCTCGATCGGGTCGGACAGCCTGGAGGAGCTGCAGGGGTACTGGGACGGGCTCGCCGTGGACGCGAACGTCGTCGAACCGCTCGCCGCGTCCAGCTGGAGCGCCGGCTTCGGGATGCTCACCGACCGCTTCGGCGTCACCTGGAGCGTCTCGGTCTCCTGA
- a CDS encoding S8 family serine peptidase: protein MVAKDPEDGSGTRDIFGHGSAIATIIAGRPVEGSALTGIAPAATIVPFRVYYEDDSDQAEREDKHPTPGRIAAGIREASAAGIRVIVVAMSTAVDDPELAGAVADANAGGALIIASMGNVASEDVDPTRPRYPAAYPGVLAVGAYAEDYTPVTAAYRGDHVDVAGPGVGILATGTSGDDCLLGQADAATSWATAHVGGVAALVAQAHPGESAEQWSHRITATAARSVPEQRSDLVGWGLVQAADAIAFVDDGSARGPVSADVPALERPTAEAEPVRITPTPDAWERARGTLGWWGLGAAVVVAGALVVTRLPRDTRN, encoded by the coding sequence GTGGTCGCGAAGGACCCCGAGGACGGCAGCGGGACGCGTGACATCTTCGGGCACGGCTCGGCGATCGCGACCATCATCGCGGGCCGACCGGTGGAGGGCTCGGCGCTGACCGGCATCGCACCCGCCGCGACGATCGTGCCGTTCCGGGTCTACTACGAGGACGACAGCGACCAGGCCGAGCGCGAGGACAAGCACCCGACGCCGGGGCGCATCGCGGCGGGCATCCGGGAGGCGTCGGCCGCCGGCATCCGGGTGATCGTGGTGGCGATGAGCACGGCGGTGGACGATCCGGAGCTCGCCGGCGCGGTCGCGGACGCGAACGCCGGTGGCGCGCTGATCATCGCCTCGATGGGCAACGTCGCGTCCGAGGACGTGGACCCCACCCGGCCGCGCTACCCGGCGGCCTACCCGGGCGTGCTCGCCGTCGGTGCCTACGCGGAGGACTACACACCGGTCACGGCGGCCTACCGCGGCGACCACGTCGACGTCGCCGGCCCCGGGGTCGGGATCCTGGCGACGGGCACCTCGGGCGACGACTGCCTGCTGGGCCAGGCGGACGCGGCCACCAGCTGGGCCACGGCCCACGTCGGCGGGGTGGCGGCGCTCGTGGCGCAGGCGCACCCGGGCGAGAGCGCCGAGCAGTGGAGCCACCGCATCACGGCGACGGCGGCGCGCAGCGTGCCCGAGCAGCGCTCCGACCTCGTCGGATGGGGCCTCGTGCAGGCCGCCGACGCGATCGCGTTCGTCGACGACGGGAGCGCGCGCGGTCCGGTCAGCGCGGACGTGCCCGCGCTCGAGCGCCCGACGGCGGAGGCGGAGCCCGTGCGGATCACCCCGACGCCGGACGCGTGGGAGCGCGCCCGCGGCACGCTCGGGTGGTGGGGGCTCGGGGCCGCCGTCGTCGTGGCCGGTGCGCTCGTGGTGACGCGGCTGCCGCGTGACACACGCAACTGA
- a CDS encoding WYL domain-containing protein has product MTTTARLLNLLSLLQTRRDWPGSLLAARLEVTDRTVRRDVERLREMGYRIDATLGPDGGYRLASGTELPPLLLDDAQVVAVAIALRTATVVGADLDEPAARALATIRQVMPSRLRHRLDALEIVAVARRPGGAAPTTVPVELLVELAGAIRDRAVLRFDYAPRRPVPDDDPPPPRRVEPHHLANAQGRWYLVAWDLERADWRLFSVERITPRTPTGPRFAPREVPGGDVEEFVEARFKGSDVNAWACRGSVILDLPIDAVLPFVGDGTAREAGPDRTILESGSWSWVSLAAAIGRFEVATEVIGPPELREAFATLAGRFAATAGGSMGTTPHRHSDPGRRSVLDMPPIGGAPCTAGPPSPREKECDAMPNDGFSAEEGALLAGAGHVDTARETLTTEIGQLRSRLTQLEGAWVGEGAGAFRTLIDSWEQKATRLTNVLDVFKSNLTGTDAAYGQSDTDAGAALNQYTQSLG; this is encoded by the coding sequence GTGACGACGACGGCCCGCCTCCTCAACCTGCTGTCACTGCTGCAGACCCGTCGCGACTGGCCGGGGTCGCTCCTGGCCGCGCGGCTGGAGGTCACCGACCGCACGGTCCGCCGGGACGTCGAGCGCCTGCGCGAGATGGGCTACCGCATCGACGCGACCCTGGGTCCCGACGGCGGGTACCGGCTCGCGTCGGGCACCGAGCTGCCCCCGCTCCTCCTCGACGACGCCCAGGTCGTCGCCGTCGCCATCGCCCTGCGGACCGCGACCGTCGTCGGGGCCGACCTCGACGAACCGGCCGCCCGGGCGCTGGCCACCATCCGGCAGGTGATGCCGTCGCGGCTGCGCCACCGGCTCGACGCGCTCGAGATCGTCGCCGTCGCCAGGCGGCCGGGTGGTGCCGCGCCGACGACGGTGCCGGTCGAGCTGCTGGTCGAGCTCGCGGGGGCGATCCGCGACCGCGCGGTGCTGCGGTTCGACTACGCGCCCCGTCGGCCGGTGCCCGACGACGACCCCCCGCCGCCTCGCCGGGTCGAGCCCCACCACCTCGCCAACGCCCAGGGACGCTGGTACCTCGTGGCCTGGGACCTCGAGCGTGCGGACTGGCGGCTCTTCAGCGTCGAGCGGATCACGCCGCGCACCCCCACGGGTCCGCGGTTCGCCCCGCGCGAGGTGCCCGGCGGCGACGTCGAGGAGTTCGTCGAGGCACGGTTCAAGGGCTCCGACGTGAACGCGTGGGCCTGCCGGGGTTCAGTGATCCTCGACCTGCCGATCGACGCGGTCCTGCCCTTCGTCGGCGACGGGACCGCGCGCGAGGCCGGACCGGATCGGACGATCCTCGAGTCCGGGTCGTGGTCGTGGGTATCGCTCGCCGCCGCGATCGGCCGTTTCGAGGTGGCTACGGAGGTCATCGGCCCGCCCGAGCTGCGCGAGGCCTTCGCGACGCTCGCCGGACGCTTCGCGGCGACCGCCGGGGGAAGCATGGGGACAACTCCCCATCGCCATTCCGACCCGGGCCGCCGTAGTGTCCTGGACATGCCACCGATCGGTGGCGCCCCCTGCACCGCCGGGCCCCCGAGCCCCCGAGAGAAGGAGTGTGACGCGATGCCCAACGACGGCTTTTCCGCAGAAGAAGGTGCGCTGCTCGCCGGAGCCGGTCACGTCGACACCGCCCGCGAGACCCTGACCACCGAGATCGGCCAGCTGCGCAGCCGCCTGACGCAGCTCGAGGGCGCCTGGGTCGGTGAGGGTGCCGGAGCGTTCCGCACCCTCATCGACTCGTGGGAGCAGAAGGCGACCCGCCTCACCAACGTGCTCGACGTCTTCAAGTCGAACCTCACCGGGACCGACGCCGCCTACGGCCAGAGCGACACCGACGCCGGTGCCGCGCTGAACCAGTACACCCAGAGCCTCGGCTGA
- a CDS encoding WXG100 family type VII secretion target yields MTGRIKISLAALDNASTDLRTGATNISTALSDLDTQLQILQSDWDGDAQLAYAEAKAGWSKAYDEMKTLLDQVGLTVAASRDSYDDTNQSARRAWQ; encoded by the coding sequence ATGACCGGACGCATCAAGATCTCGCTCGCCGCCCTCGACAACGCCTCGACGGACCTCCGCACGGGCGCCACCAACATCAGCACGGCGCTGTCGGACCTGGACACCCAGCTGCAGATCCTCCAGTCCGACTGGGACGGCGACGCGCAGCTCGCCTACGCCGAGGCGAAGGCCGGCTGGTCGAAGGCCTACGACGAGATGAAGACGCTGCTCGACCAGGTCGGCCTCACGGTCGCCGCGAGCCGCGACAGCTACGACGACACCAACCAGTCCGCACGGCGCGCCTGGCAGTGA
- a CDS encoding type VII secretion protein EccB: MASKKELVEAQSFSRRRLLTAFVSGAPGGRELEPTSPVRGVVAGVVIAVLVVVGGLVSGLLGRGLPDGWENGSIMVVRDNAARYVTDDGRLVPVINMASARLLVPADAPIHTVGANLVADVEVLPPAGIVGAPDNLPEPGRLVEDGWTACLAQDGGTRTRIAAPVAADGAPAATPDAAVPDAAPPVAGLVIVGGELHLVQGMRSYLVAESPQSAGIVRELGFTPESPRPALQEWLALLTPGTALQPFVPEGLGTTPAGALGQVPEVSVGTVVQRQGTGQEYVALADGRLARLDPFTAAIYRTGAGGGVEVSVSANDLAGVEEVPADQSPFPADWPTQIAPVVGSDEATCAQLDVAGFGSQVVAGDVAPTAGVDVDAGGGALALFAAEADTTSGPVRFVDENGFAYAIESAGANTREEAVARLFPATGDAAAAPVTVPYAWGDLFVSGPTLSIDAAERSRTEVPAPAEAAAGEGS, encoded by the coding sequence GTGGCCTCGAAGAAGGAGCTCGTCGAGGCCCAGTCGTTCAGCCGCCGACGCCTGCTGACCGCCTTCGTCTCGGGTGCCCCGGGCGGTCGCGAGCTGGAGCCCACCTCGCCGGTGCGCGGGGTGGTCGCGGGCGTCGTGATCGCGGTCCTGGTGGTCGTGGGCGGACTCGTCAGCGGGCTGCTCGGCCGCGGCCTCCCGGACGGCTGGGAGAACGGCAGCATCATGGTCGTGCGCGACAACGCGGCGCGCTACGTCACCGACGACGGCCGGCTCGTCCCCGTGATCAACATGGCCAGCGCGCGCCTGCTGGTCCCGGCGGACGCCCCCATCCACACGGTCGGCGCGAACCTCGTGGCCGACGTCGAGGTGCTGCCGCCCGCGGGGATCGTGGGGGCCCCCGACAACCTGCCCGAACCCGGCCGTCTCGTCGAGGACGGCTGGACCGCGTGCCTCGCGCAGGACGGCGGCACGCGCACGCGCATCGCCGCGCCGGTGGCTGCCGACGGCGCACCCGCCGCTACGCCCGACGCCGCCGTACCGGACGCCGCGCCGCCCGTCGCGGGACTCGTGATCGTCGGTGGCGAGCTGCACCTGGTGCAGGGGATGCGCTCCTACCTCGTCGCGGAGTCGCCCCAGAGCGCCGGCATCGTGCGCGAGCTGGGCTTCACCCCCGAGTCGCCGCGCCCCGCGCTGCAGGAGTGGCTGGCGCTCCTGACCCCCGGCACCGCCCTGCAGCCGTTCGTCCCCGAGGGTCTCGGGACGACGCCGGCGGGAGCCCTCGGCCAGGTGCCGGAGGTCTCCGTCGGCACGGTCGTGCAGCGTCAGGGCACGGGCCAGGAGTACGTCGCGCTCGCCGACGGGCGCCTCGCGCGCCTCGACCCCTTCACGGCGGCGATCTACCGCACGGGTGCGGGCGGCGGCGTCGAGGTGTCCGTCTCCGCGAACGACCTCGCGGGTGTCGAGGAGGTGCCCGCGGACCAGAGCCCGTTCCCGGCCGACTGGCCCACCCAGATCGCACCGGTGGTCGGGTCGGACGAGGCCACCTGCGCGCAGCTCGACGTCGCGGGCTTCGGTTCGCAGGTCGTCGCGGGTGACGTCGCCCCGACCGCGGGTGTCGACGTCGACGCGGGCGGCGGCGCGCTCGCGCTGTTCGCGGCCGAGGCGGACACGACGTCGGGCCCGGTGCGGTTCGTGGACGAGAACGGGTTCGCGTACGCGATCGAGTCGGCCGGCGCGAACACGCGCGAGGAGGCGGTCGCGCGGCTGTTCCCGGCCACCGGCGACGCCGCCGCGGCGCCCGTGACCGTGCCCTACGCCTGGGGCGACCTGTTCGTCTCCGGACCCACGCTGTCGATCGACGCCGCCGAGCGCTCGCGCACCGAGGTGCCGGCGCCGGCCGAGGCGGCGGCCGGCGAGGGCTCGTGA